The sequence AATAGTCTTCGCACATTGACTGCAAACAGACTTTAACTCTTACGCTAGTGTTAAACTTCCGCAAAACCCCTTAATTAATTAAATTCAATCGATTGATTTCAGCAAAATTACGTAAAAAATATTGCGGAAATTAAACAAAATCATCTATATTCGTGGTATGTTCTTAGCTACTCGTCGCCGTCTGGCTATTTGGTACACCGCAGTTACAGCTGTATTACTGTTGTTATTTGCTAGTGGAGTATACTTATACGTACGCAGCACCCTAATTGAGCGCATTGATGATACTCTCAATCATGTGGTGGAAGTGGTAGAGCGATGCTTGACGACTAGTCGGTGTGCATCAACGCTGGTAATTGACCCCCTCAACAGCGATACTGATAAATTACGTTTGAATTTGGAAGCGAGTTTTGGCGATCGCACTGACACCGTAGAAGATGACCATATCGATTTAGAATGGTTTAGTCCCACCGGTGAATTGTTGTGGTCAACTTTATCAGCACCGCTAAATATTCCCATCCACGCTAACCGTACTGGTGAAACCGTGCGTGTGGGGAAACAAGAGGGTGCGATATGGGAAGATTCCCGACTTTTGCTAAGACAAATTACGCAGCGTGTACAACTGGGACGGCAAGTGTTAGGATATCTGCGCGTTAGTCATCCTTGGTTTGAAGTGACTAAACCCAGTCATCAATTGATTTTTGATTTGGCGCTAGGAACTGGATTAATGTTGCTATCTGTAGCAGCTAGCGGTTGGTTTCTTTCTGGTAAAGCAATGGAACCAGTTTATGATTCTTATCAACGCCTCAAACAATTTACTGCAGATGCTTCTCATGAACTGAGAAGTCCCATTACTTTAATTCAAACTAATGTCCAAGTTGCTCTTGCTGACTTAGAATTAGCAGAAACAGAAACCACAACTTTTTTAAATTATCGCCAACAATTAAAGTTGATGGAAAGACTAACTCAGCGTTTAGCCAAGTTAGTTAATGATTTGTTGTTTTTAGCACGACAAGATAGCGGAATTAGCCAAAATAAATTTGCTCCTTGTCCATTAGATGCGTTGTTGATGGAAGTTCTGGAAGAACAACAACTATTAGCGGCTGAAAAAAAAATTATTTTCGCTTTAAATTTAATTGCTCCTGCTATTTCCGAAACTAATCCCGAATTGTTAGAAAATTGGTTTACACTGATGGGCAATTGGGATCAACTCATCAGGCTATTTACGAATTTAATTAGTAATGCTGTACAATACACACCAGCCGATGGCAAAATAAGCGTAGAAATAACCCGTTTAGAGGGAATCAATCGCGTCTCAGGATTACGCCACGGAACCGCTCAACTGCAAGTTAAAGTCAGCGATACAGGGATAGGAATTCCCGCAGAAGCCTTACCACGCTTATTCGACAGGTTTTATCGAGTAGACCCCGCACGTCCCCATAGTACAGGAAACACAGCCAAAGACAGTACTACTGGTTCAGGATTAGGACTAGCGATCGCTCGAGCTGTGGTTGAACATCACCACGGTCTGATTCAAGTCGAAAGCACCATCGGTAAAGGAACTACTTTCACAGTCACTTTACCAATTTTACTTGAATCTTAATTTTTTCACATTTTCACACAATACAGTTCAACTAATTTAATCGTCTCTGACTGGGGACAGAAATATCTATTTACAGTTTCATTTATTCTTAAGCCAGTAGTCAGATATAAAAATCAAGACTGATTGCTATGCTGAAAATATGGAAATACCTGACCATATCCACTAAAGAGTCATTCAAAATCGGCATAGGAAAGATTATTTAATTATGTTTATGTTTTCGTAAATATGTTGCACTTCCACATGTATACAGAAAGCAAAACGCTAAAAATCACCACCCAATAAAAGCAGCTAAATACAAAAAACATTGTCATCAAAAATCTAAAACCTTTAATAGGAGTTGCAATGAATCAAAAACATCAAAAAATTCGCAAATGTGCTCAGTTAATTGGCGCTGTTTCTGGAGGTTTGTTGCTGAGTTTCCCGATAATTCCGCAAATAGCAACAGCACAACAGCTTAACACCCAAGTTAACCCCCAAATTAACCCCTGTCCCAGCATTTTCTACGAAGAACCACACAATGAAAGAGTGTTAGTTCCCCAGGGATGTCCTCCCAACGCTCTGACACAGAGATATTTAGACCAAGGATTGCTGACTGAATCTAACCCCTCACCAGCACAAACAAGACTGGGTGTGGGTGGTGAAGCACCGAATAGAACTAATTCTGGAGCACTTAATCCAAACCCTAGTATTTTCCAAGAAGCACCTTTTAATCGTGCTCCACAAACTTTACCAGATCCTAGCGCTCTCCCCGCACCAGCACCCAGTGTTCAAACACAACCACCACGGGAACAAGCTCCCATCGCTACAATTACACCGATGAATGGGAGAGTGGATGTGCGGTTGGTGAATAGTACTGCGGCGAATATAACTTATCAAGTAGTGGGAGATACTGCACCGCGATCGCTACAAGGTAAATCAAATGTTCTACTGCAAGGCTTACGTGCACCAGTAACAGTGACATTTTACCGCGAAGATAGAGGATTGCTAGCAGCGATACCCCAAAGAACCTCCGCACAAGGAACTCTCGAAGTCACCTTAAGCGAAACTACAGAAGTAGGTACAGATAGACGTGCGATGAGAATTGGGGAAAATGGATCAGTTTACTTAAATTAGTCGTCCCCATTTTCCCAATGTTCTCCACCTCACAGCAATCATCGCTTGAGGATTTTGGTTAATCGGTCAATTAATCGCAGTTCCTGTTTGCTGTCTTCAAGCGTCCGCGCCAGCAAAATCGCTCTCTCATAAAAATTACGAGCAGTTGGGAAGTTACCCAGCTGCTCATATAGTTGAGCATAAGTTTCAAAAGCTTTGAGTTCTTCACCGAGATTTTTTAGTTCTTTAGCGATCGCTAATCGTTGTTCTAATAAATCAAAAGCACGCTCATAGCGTCCCACAGAACTGTGCGCTGAGACTAAACCATCAATCGCTCGTAAATAATTTAGGCGATCGCTCCCGATTTTAGCTATTCGCAGCGCCACCCCATAAGCACCTATGGTATCTTGATAATTATTTGCTGCTAGATAAGCATCACCCAAATTGTTCAAAGTATTGGCTTCACCAACAGCATCGCCAGTTTGACGCCGAAAATACAAAGCTTGCTCATACAGCTTAATCGCCTGATGATAATTTCCTAATCTCGCAGTTACTAAACCTAAATTACTCAAAGACAACCCCTCACCTGCTATATTCTTCACACTGCGAGCAACTGTCAACGCCTCTGTAACCGTTTTCAGCGCCGCCGTCAATTCCCCTTTTTGCAAAAATAAAGTAGTAAGATTATTGAGAGCGAAAATTTGCCCTTGGAAATCTTGAGTATCACGGGCGATCGCTAAACGCCGACGC is a genomic window of Fortiea contorta PCC 7126 containing:
- a CDS encoding sensor histidine kinase, encoding MFLATRRRLAIWYTAVTAVLLLLFASGVYLYVRSTLIERIDDTLNHVVEVVERCLTTSRCASTLVIDPLNSDTDKLRLNLEASFGDRTDTVEDDHIDLEWFSPTGELLWSTLSAPLNIPIHANRTGETVRVGKQEGAIWEDSRLLLRQITQRVQLGRQVLGYLRVSHPWFEVTKPSHQLIFDLALGTGLMLLSVAASGWFLSGKAMEPVYDSYQRLKQFTADASHELRSPITLIQTNVQVALADLELAETETTTFLNYRQQLKLMERLTQRLAKLVNDLLFLARQDSGISQNKFAPCPLDALLMEVLEEQQLLAAEKKIIFALNLIAPAISETNPELLENWFTLMGNWDQLIRLFTNLISNAVQYTPADGKISVEITRLEGINRVSGLRHGTAQLQVKVSDTGIGIPAEALPRLFDRFYRVDPARPHSTGNTAKDSTTGSGLGLAIARAVVEHHHGLIQVESTIGKGTTFTVTLPILLES
- a CDS encoding tetratricopeptide repeat protein, translated to MKQKRIFPGLPIADFNPVSASRRYGLGTVSTRRWLIFSGAVLTFCLNCGAAEAVDITQQLHRPVNRSQWRESRDDADSLLRVGEQQYSSGSAQKTIDSGLRALEIYHDVGDFKAQGVTYDLLARAYIQLGLLKEAEDALRRRLAIARDTQDFQGQIFALNNLTTLFLQKGELTAALKTVTEALTVARSVKNIAGEGLSLSNLGLVTARLGNYHQAIKLYEQALYFRRQTGDAVGEANTLNNLGDAYLAANNYQDTIGAYGVALRIAKIGSDRLNYLRAIDGLVSAHSSVGRYERAFDLLEQRLAIAKELKNLGEELKAFETYAQLYEQLGNFPTARNFYERAILLARTLEDSKQELRLIDRLTKILKR